From Panicum hallii strain FIL2 chromosome 2, PHallii_v3.1, whole genome shotgun sequence, a single genomic window includes:
- the LOC112882150 gene encoding U11/U12 small nuclear ribonucleoprotein 31 kDa protein — translation MSRRRRGGSDSDGDDDSFLYRYPLPSADGSSSAPGGGGGKPRGGGSGGGGGSGGLAPSKSTVYVSNLDFALTNSDLHLLFSRFGRVARVTVLKDRDSRRSRGVAFVLFVRREDAAAAAAEMHGKVLNGRTLSASIAADNGRAAEFIRRRVYRDKSRCYECGEEGHLSYECPRNQLGPRERPAPSKKSRRGGGGGGGGRGGGGVAWHSDDDEEAAATAFEDDRWASVVDTRGEEEKSAGKDAGKAKAARKEKRKGYFSDESDEEDD, via the coding sequence AtgtctcgccggcggcgaggaggctcCGACTCCGACGGCGATGACGACAGCTTCCTCTACCGCTACCCTCTCCCCTCCGCCGACGGATCTTCGAGCGCCCctgggggaggcggcggcaagCCCCGGGGTGGGggcagcggcggaggcgggggtTCCGGTGGCCTCGCGCCGTCCAAGTCGACCGTGTACGTGTCCAACCTGGACTTCGCGCTCACCAACTCCGACCTCCACCTCCTCTTCTCCCGCTTCGGCCGCGTCGCGCGCGTCACCGTCCTCAAGGACCGGGACTCCCGGCGCAGCCGCGGGGTCGccttcgtcctcttcgtccgccgcgaggacgccgcggccgcggccgccgagaTGCACGGCAAAGTGCTCAACGGGCGCACGCTCTCCGCCTCCATCGCCGCCGacaacggccgcgccgcggaGTTCATCCGCCGCCGCGTGTACCGCGACAAGTCGCGGTGCTACGAGTGCGGCGAAGAGGGCCACCTCTCCTATGAGTGCCCCCGCAACCAGCTCGGGCCCCGCGAGAGGCCCGCGCCGTCTAAGAAgtcgcgccgcggcggcggcggcggcggcggtggtcgagGGGGAGGTGGGGTTGCCTGGCACtcggacgacgacgaggaggccgCCGCCACGGCGTTCGAGGACGACAGGTGGGCGTCGGTGGTGGATAcgaggggagaggaggagaagtCGGCTGGGAAGGATGCGGGGAAGGCGAAGGCGgcgaggaaggagaagaggaaAGGTTACTTCAGCGACGAGAGTGACGAGGAAGACGACTAA
- the LOC112882388 gene encoding heavy metal-associated isoprenylated plant protein 5-like, with amino-acid sequence MGTEEARRFTLQVEMQCRCIGCVKKVEKAMASIGSLRGIETSVGDVDTGIVTVVGKVDPTEVCQWLKKKTKKSVKVVNPDPAIENHNQKMVVVLGSSSRAWYTTPSAPPLQDEMSWALAPPVGQHDHKSLQLIEEKIRGLEKVRDVLKIKNLENELIAAKSELTQSRKVINSSKKALLDSALNQLKAYKNLEALSQSPYD; translated from the exons ATGGGGACG gaggaggccaggcgGTTCACGCTCCAGGTGGAGATGCAGTGCCGCTGCATTGGCTGCGTCAAGAAAGTCGAGAAGGCCATGGCGTCCATTGGGAGTCTCAGGG GAATCGAAACTTCGGTAGGGGATGTTGACACTGGGATTGTCACGGTGGTTGGGAAGGTGGATCCAACAGAGGTCTGCCAGTGGCTGAAGAAGAAGACAAAGAAGAGTGTCAAAGTTGTCAATCCTGATCCAGCAATTGAGAATCACAACCAG AAAATGGTAGTGGTCCTAGGAAGCAGTTCAAGAGCTTGGTACACTACACCCTCAGCTCCACCATTACAAGATGAGATGTCCTGGGCTCTAGCGCCACCAGTAGGTCAGCATGATCATAAGAGCCTACAGTTGATCGAGGAGAAGATCAGGGGCCTCGAGAAGGTCAGGGATGTCCTGAAGATCAAGAACCTGGAGAATGAGCTGATTGCAGCCAAGAGTGAGCTCACACAGTCAAGGAAAGTGATCAACAGCAGTAAGAAGGCTCTGCTGGATAGTGCTTTGAATCAGCTCAAAGCATATAAGAACCTGGAGGCACTCAGTCAGTCACCATATGATTAA
- the LOC112882389 gene encoding uncharacterized protein LOC112882389, which yields MSVAKRYVLRLFISLKYVTANVVDRQSGRIVTTASTAERPLREGLECGRACNAKAAAAVGEVLAMRLKVDGLAREPIHADAAKEVAKKGFKNQTKVWAILNALRNHGVNLHIHDDGDHRRHV from the coding sequence ATGTCCGTCGCGAAGCGCTACGTGCTGCGCCTCTTCATCTCGCTCAAGTACGTGACGGCCAACGTGGTGGACCGGCAGAGCGGCCGCATCGTGACGACCGCCTCGACTGCAGAGCGGCCCCTGCGGGAGGGGCTGGAGTGCGGTCGCGCCTGCAACGccaaggcggcggccgccgtcggCGAGGTGCTCGCCATGCGGCTCAAGGTGGACGGCCTCGCGCGGGAGCCCATACACGCCGACGCGGCGAAGGAGGTCGCCAAGAAGGGGTTCAAGAACCAGACCAAGGTCTGGGCCATCCTCAACGCGCTGCGCAACCACGGTGTCAACCTCCACATCCACGACGATGGGGACCACAGGCGGCACGTCTGA